The following coding sequences lie in one Gorilla gorilla gorilla isolate KB3781 chromosome 5, NHGRI_mGorGor1-v2.1_pri, whole genome shotgun sequence genomic window:
- the MAPK13 gene encoding mitogen-activated protein kinase 13 isoform X1 yields the protein MSLIRKKGFYKQDVNKTAWELPKTYVSPTHVGSGAYGSVCSAIDKRSGEKVAIKKLSRPFQSEIFAKRAYRELLLLKHMQHENVIGLLDVFTPASSLRNFHDLWDLALFQEALTPSSYLVMPFMQTDLQKIMGMEFSEEKIQYLVYQMLKGLKYIHSAGVVHRDLKPGNLAVNEDCELKILDFGLARHADAEMTGYVVTRWYRAPEVILSWMHYNQTVDIWSVGCIMAEMLTGKTLFKGKDYLDQLTQILKVTGVPGTEFVQKLNDKAAKSYIQSLPQTPRKDFTQLFPRASPQAADLLEKMLELDVDKRLTAAQALTHPFFEPFRDPEEETEAQQPFDDSLEHEKLTVDEWKQHIYKEIVNFSPIARKDSRRRSGMKL from the exons ATGAGCCTCATCCGGAAAAAGGGCTTCTACAAGCAGGACGTCAACAAGACCGCCtgggagctgcccaagacctacGTGTCCCCGACGCACGTCGGCAGCGGGGCCTATGGCTCCGTGTG CTCGGCCATCGACAAGCGGTCAGGGGAGAAGGTGGCCATCAAGAAGCTGAGCCGACCCTTTCAGTCCGAGATCTTCGCCAAGCGCGCCTACCgggagctgctgctgctgaagcACATGCAGCATGAGAAC GTCATTGGGCTCCTGGATGTCttcaccccagcctcctccctgcgCAACTTCCATGACTT GTGGGACCTGGCACTGTTCCAAGAAGCCCTCACGCCTTCCAGCTACCTGGTGATGCCCTTCATGCAGACGGATCTGCAGAAGATCATGGGGATGGAGTTCAGTGAGGAGAAGATCCAGTACCTGGTGTATCAGATGCTCAAAGGCCTTAAg TACATCCACTCTGCTGGGGTCGTGCACAGG GACCTGAAGCCAGGCAACCTGGCTGTGAATGAGGACTGTGAACTGAAG ATTCTGGATTTTGGGCTGGCACGACATGCAGACGCCGAGATGACTGGCTACGTGGTGACCCGCTGGTACCGAGCCCCCGAGGTGATCCTCAGCTGGATGCACTACAACCAGACAG tGGACATCTGGTCTGTGGGCTGTATCATGGCAGAGATGCTGACAGGGAAAACTCTGTTCAAGGGGAaagatt ACCTGGACCAGCTGACCCAGATCCTGAAAGTGACCGGGGTGCCTGGCACGGAGTTTGTGCAGAAGCTGAACGACAAAGCG gCCAAATCCTACATCCAGTCCCTGCCACAGACCCCCAGGAAGGATTTCACTCAGCTGTTCCCACGGGCCAGCCCCCAGG ctgcGGACCTGCTGGAGAAGATGCTGGAGCTAGACGTGGACAAGCGCCTGACGGCCGCGCAGGCCCTCACCCATCCCTTCTTTGAACCCTTCCGGGACCCTGAGGAAGAGACGGAGGCCCAGCAGCCGTTTGATGATTCCTTAGAACACGAGAAACTCACAGTGGATGAATGGAAGC AGCACATCTACAAGGAGATTGTGAACTTCAGCCCCATTGCCCGGAAGGACTCACGGCGCCGGAGTGGCATGAAGCTGTAG
- the MAPK13 gene encoding mitogen-activated protein kinase 13 isoform X4: protein MSLIRKKGFYKQDVNKTAWELPKTYVSPTHVGSGAYGSVCSAIDKRSGEKVAIKKLSRPFQSEIFAKRAYRELLLLKHMQHENVIGLLDVFTPASSLRNFHDFYLVMPFMQTDLQKIMGMEFSEEKIQYLVYQMLKGLKDLKPGNLAVNEDCELKILDFGLARHADAEMTGYVVTRWYRAPEVILSWMHYNQTVDIWSVGCIMAEMLTGKTLFKGKDYLDQLTQILKVTGVPGTEFVQKLNDKAAKSYIQSLPQTPRKDFTQLFPRASPQAADLLEKMLELDVDKRLTAAQALTHPFFEPFRDPEEETEAQQPFDDSLEHEKLTVDEWKQHIYKEIVNFSPIARKDSRRRSGMKL from the exons ATGAGCCTCATCCGGAAAAAGGGCTTCTACAAGCAGGACGTCAACAAGACCGCCtgggagctgcccaagacctacGTGTCCCCGACGCACGTCGGCAGCGGGGCCTATGGCTCCGTGTG CTCGGCCATCGACAAGCGGTCAGGGGAGAAGGTGGCCATCAAGAAGCTGAGCCGACCCTTTCAGTCCGAGATCTTCGCCAAGCGCGCCTACCgggagctgctgctgctgaagcACATGCAGCATGAGAAC GTCATTGGGCTCCTGGATGTCttcaccccagcctcctccctgcgCAACTTCCATGACTT CTACCTGGTGATGCCCTTCATGCAGACGGATCTGCAGAAGATCATGGGGATGGAGTTCAGTGAGGAGAAGATCCAGTACCTGGTGTATCAGATGCTCAAAGGCCTTAAg GACCTGAAGCCAGGCAACCTGGCTGTGAATGAGGACTGTGAACTGAAG ATTCTGGATTTTGGGCTGGCACGACATGCAGACGCCGAGATGACTGGCTACGTGGTGACCCGCTGGTACCGAGCCCCCGAGGTGATCCTCAGCTGGATGCACTACAACCAGACAG tGGACATCTGGTCTGTGGGCTGTATCATGGCAGAGATGCTGACAGGGAAAACTCTGTTCAAGGGGAaagatt ACCTGGACCAGCTGACCCAGATCCTGAAAGTGACCGGGGTGCCTGGCACGGAGTTTGTGCAGAAGCTGAACGACAAAGCG gCCAAATCCTACATCCAGTCCCTGCCACAGACCCCCAGGAAGGATTTCACTCAGCTGTTCCCACGGGCCAGCCCCCAGG ctgcGGACCTGCTGGAGAAGATGCTGGAGCTAGACGTGGACAAGCGCCTGACGGCCGCGCAGGCCCTCACCCATCCCTTCTTTGAACCCTTCCGGGACCCTGAGGAAGAGACGGAGGCCCAGCAGCCGTTTGATGATTCCTTAGAACACGAGAAACTCACAGTGGATGAATGGAAGC AGCACATCTACAAGGAGATTGTGAACTTCAGCCCCATTGCCCGGAAGGACTCACGGCGCCGGAGTGGCATGAAGCTGTAG
- the MAPK13 gene encoding mitogen-activated protein kinase 13 isoform X3 has translation MSLIRKKGFYKQDVNKTAWELPKTYVSPTHVGSGAYGSVCSAIDKRSGEKVAIKKLSRPFQSEIFAKRAYRELLLLKHMQHENVIGLLDVFTPASSLRNFHDFYLVMPFMQTDLQKIMGMEFSEEKIQYLVYQMLKGLKYIHSAGVVHRDLKPGNLAVNEDCELKILDFGLARHADAEMTGYVVTRWYRAPEVILSWMHYNQTVDIWSVGCIMAEMLTGKTLFKGKDYLDQLTQILKVTGVPGTEFVQKLNDKAAKSYIQSLPQTPRKDFTQLFPRASPQAADLLEKMLELDVDKRLTAAQALTHPFFEPFRDPEEETEAQQPFDDSLEHEKLTVDEWKQHIYKEIVNFSPIARKDSRRRSGMKL, from the exons ATGAGCCTCATCCGGAAAAAGGGCTTCTACAAGCAGGACGTCAACAAGACCGCCtgggagctgcccaagacctacGTGTCCCCGACGCACGTCGGCAGCGGGGCCTATGGCTCCGTGTG CTCGGCCATCGACAAGCGGTCAGGGGAGAAGGTGGCCATCAAGAAGCTGAGCCGACCCTTTCAGTCCGAGATCTTCGCCAAGCGCGCCTACCgggagctgctgctgctgaagcACATGCAGCATGAGAAC GTCATTGGGCTCCTGGATGTCttcaccccagcctcctccctgcgCAACTTCCATGACTT CTACCTGGTGATGCCCTTCATGCAGACGGATCTGCAGAAGATCATGGGGATGGAGTTCAGTGAGGAGAAGATCCAGTACCTGGTGTATCAGATGCTCAAAGGCCTTAAg TACATCCACTCTGCTGGGGTCGTGCACAGG GACCTGAAGCCAGGCAACCTGGCTGTGAATGAGGACTGTGAACTGAAG ATTCTGGATTTTGGGCTGGCACGACATGCAGACGCCGAGATGACTGGCTACGTGGTGACCCGCTGGTACCGAGCCCCCGAGGTGATCCTCAGCTGGATGCACTACAACCAGACAG tGGACATCTGGTCTGTGGGCTGTATCATGGCAGAGATGCTGACAGGGAAAACTCTGTTCAAGGGGAaagatt ACCTGGACCAGCTGACCCAGATCCTGAAAGTGACCGGGGTGCCTGGCACGGAGTTTGTGCAGAAGCTGAACGACAAAGCG gCCAAATCCTACATCCAGTCCCTGCCACAGACCCCCAGGAAGGATTTCACTCAGCTGTTCCCACGGGCCAGCCCCCAGG ctgcGGACCTGCTGGAGAAGATGCTGGAGCTAGACGTGGACAAGCGCCTGACGGCCGCGCAGGCCCTCACCCATCCCTTCTTTGAACCCTTCCGGGACCCTGAGGAAGAGACGGAGGCCCAGCAGCCGTTTGATGATTCCTTAGAACACGAGAAACTCACAGTGGATGAATGGAAGC AGCACATCTACAAGGAGATTGTGAACTTCAGCCCCATTGCCCGGAAGGACTCACGGCGCCGGAGTGGCATGAAGCTGTAG
- the MAPK13 gene encoding mitogen-activated protein kinase 13 isoform X2, producing MSLIRKKGFYKQDVNKTAWELPKTYVSPTHVGSGAYGSVCSAIDKRSGEKVAIKKLSRPFQSEIFAKRAYRELLLLKHMQHENVIGLLDVFTPASSLRNFHDLWDLALFQEALTPSSYLVMPFMQTDLQKIMGMEFSEEKIQYLVYQMLKGLKDLKPGNLAVNEDCELKILDFGLARHADAEMTGYVVTRWYRAPEVILSWMHYNQTVDIWSVGCIMAEMLTGKTLFKGKDYLDQLTQILKVTGVPGTEFVQKLNDKAAKSYIQSLPQTPRKDFTQLFPRASPQAADLLEKMLELDVDKRLTAAQALTHPFFEPFRDPEEETEAQQPFDDSLEHEKLTVDEWKQHIYKEIVNFSPIARKDSRRRSGMKL from the exons ATGAGCCTCATCCGGAAAAAGGGCTTCTACAAGCAGGACGTCAACAAGACCGCCtgggagctgcccaagacctacGTGTCCCCGACGCACGTCGGCAGCGGGGCCTATGGCTCCGTGTG CTCGGCCATCGACAAGCGGTCAGGGGAGAAGGTGGCCATCAAGAAGCTGAGCCGACCCTTTCAGTCCGAGATCTTCGCCAAGCGCGCCTACCgggagctgctgctgctgaagcACATGCAGCATGAGAAC GTCATTGGGCTCCTGGATGTCttcaccccagcctcctccctgcgCAACTTCCATGACTT GTGGGACCTGGCACTGTTCCAAGAAGCCCTCACGCCTTCCAGCTACCTGGTGATGCCCTTCATGCAGACGGATCTGCAGAAGATCATGGGGATGGAGTTCAGTGAGGAGAAGATCCAGTACCTGGTGTATCAGATGCTCAAAGGCCTTAAg GACCTGAAGCCAGGCAACCTGGCTGTGAATGAGGACTGTGAACTGAAG ATTCTGGATTTTGGGCTGGCACGACATGCAGACGCCGAGATGACTGGCTACGTGGTGACCCGCTGGTACCGAGCCCCCGAGGTGATCCTCAGCTGGATGCACTACAACCAGACAG tGGACATCTGGTCTGTGGGCTGTATCATGGCAGAGATGCTGACAGGGAAAACTCTGTTCAAGGGGAaagatt ACCTGGACCAGCTGACCCAGATCCTGAAAGTGACCGGGGTGCCTGGCACGGAGTTTGTGCAGAAGCTGAACGACAAAGCG gCCAAATCCTACATCCAGTCCCTGCCACAGACCCCCAGGAAGGATTTCACTCAGCTGTTCCCACGGGCCAGCCCCCAGG ctgcGGACCTGCTGGAGAAGATGCTGGAGCTAGACGTGGACAAGCGCCTGACGGCCGCGCAGGCCCTCACCCATCCCTTCTTTGAACCCTTCCGGGACCCTGAGGAAGAGACGGAGGCCCAGCAGCCGTTTGATGATTCCTTAGAACACGAGAAACTCACAGTGGATGAATGGAAGC AGCACATCTACAAGGAGATTGTGAACTTCAGCCCCATTGCCCGGAAGGACTCACGGCGCCGGAGTGGCATGAAGCTGTAG